From a region of the Paenibacillus sp. FSL R10-2734 genome:
- a CDS encoding low molecular weight protein-tyrosine-phosphatase, which yields MVSVLFVCLGNICRSPMAEAVLRHKINERELSDKILVDSAGTGDWHIGKEPHEGTRRILDQNGISYENMMARLVSSEDFQKFDYIVCMDKSNGENVRKVPGGKESELLFFMDLLPEEELREVPDPYFTGNFEQVYDLINSGCDVLLERVIREKL from the coding sequence ATAGTAAGCGTATTGTTTGTATGTCTGGGTAATATTTGTCGATCACCGATGGCGGAGGCAGTTCTGCGGCACAAGATTAATGAACGAGAATTATCAGACAAGATTCTTGTAGACTCAGCAGGAACTGGTGATTGGCATATAGGTAAAGAGCCGCATGAAGGGACAAGACGTATCCTTGATCAGAATGGCATTAGCTATGAGAACATGATGGCGCGTCTAGTGAGCAGTGAGGATTTTCAAAAGTTTGATTATATCGTCTGTATGGACAAGTCTAATGGAGAGAACGTTCGAAAGGTTCCAGGTGGGAAAGAATCGGAGCTTTTGTTCTTTATGGATTTATTGCCTGAGGAGGAACTGCGCGAAGTGCCAGATCCTTATTTTACAGGTAATTTTGAGCAGGTGTATGATTTGATCAACTCGGGCTGTGACGTATTGCTGGAAAGAGTAATAAGAGAAAAGCTGTAA
- a CDS encoding alpha/beta hydrolase-fold protein, translated as MSDSVFLKRTIVKETLWSEHLQEERKLRIYLPPGFNEVLSYPVVYCQDGEEFFNFGRIATLAGRLIIEEDVEPFIIVGVEVDVAVRTQEYAPFGSRFEQYLSCFSEEIIPFIEQKYPVRRTPDERILAGDSLGGSVSLHLALAYPAIFTRIISLSGAFYPESRDMLAKEEDLSWLNINMVVGLQETDYKTDTGIYDFVQMNRETKALLESRGATVSYREKDGRHLWGFWQKELPESLLYFLNA; from the coding sequence ATGAGCGATTCTGTTTTTCTGAAACGCACAATTGTAAAAGAAACGCTTTGGAGTGAACATCTACAGGAGGAACGTAAGTTACGCATCTATCTCCCCCCCGGCTTCAATGAAGTCTTGAGCTACCCGGTGGTGTACTGCCAAGACGGTGAAGAATTCTTTAATTTTGGCCGTATCGCTACACTTGCTGGTCGTCTTATTATAGAAGAAGACGTTGAGCCCTTCATCATTGTTGGTGTCGAAGTAGACGTCGCTGTTCGGACTCAAGAATATGCTCCTTTTGGCAGCAGATTCGAGCAGTACTTATCTTGCTTTTCCGAAGAGATTATTCCCTTCATTGAACAAAAATATCCTGTACGCCGTACTCCGGACGAACGAATCCTAGCCGGCGACTCCCTTGGGGGCAGTGTTTCGCTCCATCTTGCACTTGCTTATCCTGCGATCTTCACACGTATCATCAGCCTTTCCGGTGCATTCTATCCCGAATCCCGTGACATGCTGGCTAAGGAAGAGGATCTATCCTGGCTCAACATTAATATGGTCGTTGGTCTGCAGGAAACAGACTACAAAACGGATACTGGCATTTATGATTTTGTACAGATGAATCGAGAAACGAAAGCATTGCTTGAATCTCGTGGAGCAACCGTATCCTACCGAGAGAAAGACGGACGTCATCTCTGGGGATTCTGGCAGAAAGAACTACCCGAATCTCTACTCTATTTTTTAAACGCATAA
- the pdhA gene encoding pyruvate dehydrogenase (acetyl-transferring) E1 component subunit alpha, giving the protein MSKVPYEVYTEDVEALTVLSPDGEIINKDKMPDLTDDQLKEIMYRMVFTRTWDDRAVNLGRQGRLGFYAPVSGQEATMIGSEYALEKEDFLCPGYRDIPQLVWHGLPLYQAFLYSRGHQHGGAIPDGVNVLMPQIIIGAQILHATGIAMGFKLKKQKSVAITYTGDGGSSEGDFYEGLNFAGRFKLPVIFFVQNNGYAITTPFAKQTASKSIAHKAVAAGIPGIKVDGMDIFAVISAVRDAAERARNGEGATLIEAVTYRFRPHSLSDDASKYRSKEEEGQWSEKDPINRLAKYLEKKGLWTEEDTLRVKDEAKATVNEQIKKAEQTEKMTIPGLIDSMFEVTPKHLEEQKADFE; this is encoded by the coding sequence ATGAGTAAAGTTCCTTATGAAGTGTATACAGAGGACGTCGAGGCTCTAACGGTACTTTCCCCGGATGGAGAAATTATCAACAAGGATAAAATGCCTGATTTAACCGACGATCAACTGAAAGAAATTATGTATCGTATGGTATTTACCCGTACTTGGGATGATCGTGCAGTAAATCTTGGTCGTCAAGGCCGTCTTGGTTTCTACGCACCGGTATCCGGTCAAGAAGCTACTATGATTGGTAGCGAGTACGCATTGGAGAAAGAAGACTTCTTATGCCCAGGCTACCGTGATATTCCGCAGCTAGTATGGCACGGACTTCCATTGTACCAAGCATTCTTATATTCCCGTGGACACCAACATGGTGGAGCTATTCCTGATGGCGTTAATGTATTGATGCCACAAATTATTATCGGCGCGCAAATCCTGCACGCTACAGGAATCGCAATGGGCTTTAAATTGAAGAAACAAAAGAGTGTTGCAATTACTTATACTGGTGATGGTGGTTCTTCTGAAGGCGACTTCTATGAAGGCTTGAACTTTGCTGGTCGCTTTAAACTGCCTGTTATCTTCTTTGTTCAAAACAATGGTTACGCGATTACGACTCCGTTCGCAAAACAAACGGCTTCCAAATCGATCGCTCATAAAGCGGTTGCAGCTGGTATTCCGGGAATCAAGGTTGACGGCATGGATATCTTTGCAGTAATCAGTGCTGTTCGTGACGCTGCTGAGCGTGCACGTAATGGCGAAGGTGCTACATTGATCGAAGCTGTAACTTACCGTTTCCGTCCACACTCCCTTTCTGATGATGCAAGTAAATATCGTTCGAAAGAAGAAGAAGGACAATGGAGTGAAAAGGATCCAATCAACCGTCTTGCCAAGTATTTGGAGAAGAAAGGTCTTTGGACTGAAGAAGATACGCTGCGCGTGAAAGATGAAGCGAAAGCTACAGTTAACGAGCAGATTAAAAAAGCTGAACAAACCGAAAAAATGACTATACCTGGCTTGATCGACAGCATGTTCGAAGTAACACCTAAACATCTGGAAGAGCAAAAAGCCGATTTTGAATAA